One Triticum dicoccoides isolate Atlit2015 ecotype Zavitan chromosome 5B, WEW_v2.0, whole genome shotgun sequence genomic window carries:
- the LOC119307092 gene encoding alpha-amylase/trypsin inhibitor-like: MASTRVLHLIIALVLAVAVATDAATITVVNRCSYTVWPGALPGGGVRLDPGKSWQLNMPAGTAGARVWPRTGCTFDGSGRGRCITGDCGGALACSVSGQQPTTLAEYTLGRGGSRDFFDLSVIDGFNTPMSFQPVGGAPCRAATCAVDITRECLPELQVPGGCASACGKFGGDTYCCRGQFEHNCPPTNYSRFFKGKCPDAYSYAKDDQTSTFTCPAGTNYQIVLCPARNDLHMDQ, translated from the coding sequence ATGGCGTCCACTCGCGTCCTCCACCTCATCATCGCCCTCGTccttgccgtcgccgtcgccacagATGCCGCCACCATCACGGTCGTGAACCGGTGCTCCTACACGGTGTGGCCGGGCGCGCTCCCAGGCGGCGGCGTGCGTCTTGACCCGGGCAAGTCGTGGCAGCTCAACATGCCCGCCGGCACAGCGGGCGCCAGGGTGTGGCCGCGCACCGGATGCACCTTCGACGGCAGCGGCCGGGGCCGGTGCATCACGGGCGACTGCGGCGGCGCGCTGGCTTGCAGCGTGTCCGGCCAGCAGCCCACCACGCTGGCCGAGTACACGCTGGGGCGGGGCGGGAGCCGGGACTTCTTCGACCTGTCCGTCATCGACGGCTTCAATACGCCCATGAGCTTCCAGCCCGTCGGCGGCGCGCCGTGCCGTGCGGCGACCTGCGCCGTGGACATCACCAGGGAATGCCTGCCAGAGCTGCAGGTGCCCGGAGGGTGCGCGAGCGCGTGCGGCAAGTTCGGCGGCGACACGTACTGCTGCCGGGGCCAGTTCGAGCACAACTGCCCGCCGACCAACTACTCGAGGTTCTTCAAGGGCAAGTGCCCTGACGCCTACAGCTACGCTAAGGACGACCAGACCAGCACCTTCACTTGCCCCGCCGGAACCAACTACCAGATCGTTCTCTGCCCCGCACGAAATGATTTACACATGGATCAGTAA